The genomic DNA CGCATCAACGGGCAGGCCTATGGCGGCGGCGTCGGCCTCATCAGCGTCTGCGATGCTGCGATCAGCGTTTCCGGCGCGCGCTTCGGGCTGACGGAGACGAAGCTCGGCCTGATACCGGCCACCATCAGCCCTTATGTGGTAGCGCGCATCGGTCAGGCGAATGCGCTGCGCACATTCACTTCGGCGCGACTGTTCGATGCCGAGGAAGCACGGCGGATCGGGCTGGTGCATGACGTGGTCGAGGCGGAACGTCTCGATGCGGCGGTGGAGGCGGAGATCAAACCCTATTTTGCCACCGCGCCTGCAGCGGTTGCCGCCTCCAAGAGGCTGGTTCATGCGCTGGGCGCGCCGATAGACGAGGCCGTCATCGAAATGACGCTGACCCGTCTTGCCGATACATGGGAAACGCCAGAGGCCGCGGAGGGAATCGCGGCCTTTTTTGCGAAGAAATCACCATCATGGAAGGGAGGGAACTGAACATTTGGGAGGAGCCGATTTTCGTTGTAGTTGCGGGCACTTGGCCCCTTGCAATCGGAAGCCGGAAATGCATTCTTATTACATCATGAAAGCTCGCTCCCGTTCCGGAGCATGATTCCGAAAGGGCAGATGCAATTTCGGATAATATTATGGCTCTGACCTCTTCGAGGCGGCGGTGCGGCGTGCTTTTGGATTGACCCTTTGAGATCATGTGATGAACAAAAGGGAGGGCCCGGCAATTCGGCAGCGCAGATGCGCTGAGATTTGACCGGCAAGGGTTGTCTCGGGGCCGTCGGAGGACGCTGCCCTACAAAGGAGAAAAAGAATGAACCTGAAACTTCTGTCCAGCGTGGCTTTCGCAGCTACACTCGGCTTTGCCAGCGCCGCTTATGCAGACATCACCATCGGCGTCGTTGCACCGCTGACGGGCCCTGTCGCTGCTTTCGGTGACCAGGTGAAGAAGGGCGCGGAAACCGCCGTTGAAGTCATCAACAAGGCTGGCGGCATCAAGGGCGAGAAAGTCGTTCTGAAGTTTGCCGACGATGCCGGTGAACCGAAGCAGGGCGTTTCCGCCGCCAACCAGATCGTTGGCGACGGCATCAAGTTCGTCGTCGGCCCGGTCACGACCGGCGTCGCCATCCCTGTTTCCGACGTCTTCTCGGAAAACGGTGTGCTGATGGTCACCCCGACCGCCACCGGCCCGGATCTGACCGCGCGCAATCTGGAAAACGTGTTCCGCACCTGCGGCCGCGATGACCAGCAGGCTGAAGTCATGGCCGATTATGTCCTGAAGAACTTCAAGGACAAGAAGGTCGCCGTGATCCATGACAAGGGTGCCTATGGCAAGGGTCTGGCCGACGCTTTCAAGGCGGCGATCAACAAGGGCGGCATCACGGAAGTCCATTACGATTCGGTCACGCCGGGCGACAAGGATTTCAGCGCGCTCGTCACCAAGCTCAAGTCTGCTGGCACTGACGTCGTCTATTTCGGCGGCTACCATGCCGAAGGCGGCCTCCTGTCGCGTCAGCTGCATGACGCTGGCATGCAGGCACTGGTGCTCGGCGGCGAAGGCCTGTCCAACACCGAATATTGGGCAATCGGTGGCACCAATGCACAGGGCACGCTCTTCACCAACGCCAAGGACGCCACCAAGAACCCGGCTTCCAAGGATGCTATCGAAGCGCTCAAGGCCAAGGGTATCCCGGCTGAAGCCTTCACCATGAACGCCTATGCCGCTGTGGAAGTCATCAAGGCCGGCATCGAACGCGCCGATTCGACCGATGATTCTGCTGCCGTCGCCAAGGCTCTGCATGATGGCAAGCCTATCGAAACCGCTATTGGCACGCTGACCTATGGCGCAAACGGCGACCTTAGCTCGCCAAGCTTCGACATCTTCAAGTGGGATGACGGCAAGATCGTCGGCCTCGAATAAGATTGTCGTGGTTAGAATAAAGAACGCCGGGGTTATCCCCGGCGTTTTGCATTTGTGGAGCTGAAAACCGTCAGGAACCGGTATAGCCGAGTTCCGCCTCGATGGCTTCGAAGGTCTTTTCCATCGCGTAGGTCGGGCTGAGCGGAAAACCGAAATGTCCGTAGGCGATGGACATCTGCCGCTCGGCCTTGCCTTCGCTACCCTTCGCGACGGCTGCCACATAGAGCGCTGCAGCGAGACCGGTGCGGTCGGCGCCGGATTTGCAATGGATGAGCACCGGCTTTTCTGCATTCTGCATCAGGGCGATTAGCTGTCTGGTCTGTGCCGGGGACAGCTCCCGCCTTGACGACATTTCGAAATCGGCATGCTTGATGCCGAGCGTTTTCGCTGTTGCGATCTCTTCATCATACCATTTCGAGCCCGGCTCCGGGCCGCGCAGATTGATGATGGTTTTGATGCCATAAAGCTTCTGCAGGGATGCGATGCGTGCAGGATCAGGTTGGTTGGAGCGATAGGCCTGTCCGTCGATGATGGTGTGGACGTTGCCCTTATATTGCAGCGTGTACAGATAGCCGCCCATGACGCTTGAGCCGACGAGCAGTCCCAGCCCGGCCATCCGGGCATAAGTAAAGGACCAATCGACGTATTTCCGAAAGAACGACATAGGGGCCTCATCCGAACGAAAGCAAATAATAAAATATAGCGAGTTGAAAATTTCTTCTTGGTTTTCGCGGGAAATATACTAGGATTTGGACTTAATCTTGTCCGAAAAACAAGGTTTTCAATTTTCTGTTTAAGTTATTTTTGAAATGCATTCCGCAGGTTCTTGCGGAAAATTTTTGGAGCAAGCGTCTGCGTCAGTTTGTGGTGTCAGTACATCGCGTTGGTTTTTCGTGGCTTAAGCTTCGGTTAACCATGACTGTTTAATCTATGACCATGTGCTGGGGCAGATAGCGGAGCAGGTTTATGCAGCGCTACAGATTTGACGATAAGAGAATTCTGATCGAGGCGATTGTTGAGTTGCTCAACAGGGGCGTAGAGCCCGACGAACTCGATCTTGTACTGAGCCGGATCGGTCCGGTCGATCTCGACTTGATGCGGCAATGCCTGATCGAGGTGTGGAATTACAACCACCCCGATGTGGCAGAAACGCCGATGGCGGCCTGACGACAGGTTCTGCGGCCCTTTGGGCGCAAAGCTTCAGACGTCGGAAACGGATATTACAAGCGTCGATCTGCGGAAGCGGGATGAACGCGGACTACATGGGGCGTGATCAGGCGCCCACGCAAGAATACGGCAGTTTCAGGCAACGGTTTGTGGGTCGAAACTGTCGGGGCAGGGCTGGGTTGAACCGGTTTTGGAGCAATCTGGCTACTGCCCGCAATGTCATATTCCTGAAACGCAGACGGGTTATATCCATATGCGTATCGGGAATTCACTTGGGATCGTGACCACGGATGTACTGGCGCAACTCAGGTGAAAGCGGAAGGTCGGGTTCAACCCGGCCTTTTTCGTTTTTGGCGTATTTTCCGGAAAGAATGTCGTGTCCGTGCCGGGAACCGGTCCACGGGATTGGCTTCTCATCTCGCTTCGATGCGTTGAATAATGCGACGAAACAAATACTTGCAGCGGTTCAGCGACTCCGTTTTTAACTGGAACCGTTGAGTACTGCCGTCAGGCGAGTTCCAGTCGAGACCGCATGGAATTGCGAAATGGCTTTCGGTGCGGTTCCGTTTCAGCGACGCCTGACAGAGGCATTTTCCCCGCTCGATAAATACCGTATGAAAGAGGTTGCCTGCTGCCATTTCTGGAGGCCGCGCGATCTCATTTTCAATCACGGAAACCGTTCATGATACGCCATATCGTTCTCGTCAAATTCAGGTCCGAACTCGGAGCCGCGCAGATCGAAGAGAAGCTGCAGGCCGTTGTGGCGCTCAAGGACAAGATCGGCGGCATCCTGTCCATTACGGCTGGCGAAAACAACAGTCCGGAAAATCTCGAAAAGGGTTTCCGGCACGGTTTTGTCGTCGATTTCACGGATAGCGCGGCGCGGAACGCCTATCTTCCGCATCCCGAACACGCGAAGGTTGGCAAAAGCCTCGTCGAAGCCGCTGAAGGTGGCATCGAGGGCATATTGGTTTTCGACTACGCGTTCTAGAGAACCAGTCCACCAACCCCCATGCGGGAAAGATCGTCAGCGGAAAGTGTGATTCCCGCCATCAGGCGATCCAGCACCCAGTCGAGGCTGTTTTCGCGGGCGCTGCGGGCCGATCCGGGGGCGGCGACAATATATTTGCCGTCATGCCGGCCCAGGACCAGCAGATTGCCCGGATCGACCGGCATGCCGATGCGCAGGATTTCACCGCCTGACATGCGGATCGACTGCGGTACGATATCCGCTTCGTCGGCAACCGCCGATGCGCTGAAAATCACGATAATATCGCAGGCCCGGCTCACTTCCGCGATTGCTGCCGCCAGCGCAACCTGATCGTGCGCGACGCGCTTTTCGCAAACAAGTGTCCCGCCATTTCGAGTAGTCCGCTTTCCCATCAGTTCGCGGGTCTTCTCAAGAACCGTTTCGCGTATCGAGGGAAGGCGCGACTGGATCAGCCCGATCCGCGCGCCGTTGAAGGGATGGACGCGCAGCGCAGGCCGTGCATCGAGGCCGATGTCCCGCAAAAGGGTCCCCGGTACAGCAAAAGGAATGATCTTGACTGTGGCGACCATCTGTCCGGCTTCCACCCGCACATGATTGCGCAGCGTCGCGATGGAAATGCGCGCATCATGCGCATTGACCGCATCAATACGGTCGGCATCTACCAAAAATACGCCATTCTTCCGGGCGTGCAGGTTGACCCGTCCAGTTGTGGGGCTGCCGATCTCCACTTCGCCGGAAATAAGCATACGCCCGATGGCGAGTGCGGCCTCATCCTCGCCGATATCGCCCTTTTCCAGGCGCGCAGCCAGAACCGAGCTGATACCTGCTTCCCGCAACAGGGCAAGATTGAGGACATCGAGAACTGTGCCTTTGCGTAAAGTGAGCGCACCTGCCATCATAGCATAGCCGAGAATTGCACCTTCGGCTTCATCAAGCGGCATTTCGGCAAATATCATTTCTATCCCCAATTCCCTCGCGCATTTTCAATAAGCATACACAGCGCGGAAGATAAACCGTCTCTGCGCCCCGGGGTTATTTTGCCGAGGATCGTGCCGCCACAAAACGTCGGACATGGATCGGAGCGGCTGTCCGAAAACCGTTTAACACTTTCCGGGATGCGCGCAATTCGCGTCAAATTCGGTAAATTCCCATCACGATCCCGTTTATTCATGGGGTAGATGGCGGTTTTCATCTTGCAAACCCTTTCCTTTGGGCCTATTCGCTCCGCCGCACCTGACAACTGGCGACCCATTCAGACCGCCGGTCAGGACATCGATCCCTTGAGAGGGCCGATGGATTTATTGCATTTATGCATTGCCCAAAACATGGCCCGCATCAGTGATCTGGCCGGATTGTTCAGACAAAATGCCCGCTTTTGGGCGCGACATTACGATCCAGCACAATTTTCGTCAGGCACGTGACAAACGGGATTATTCGTTATAACGGTACTTTTGGAAATTTCAGAATTTACCGAAAACTAGGAAATGACGCATGCGCCGGAGATGACACTCCGCGCGCAGGATGGAAAGACAAATGAAACACGGCACCCCCCGGACGATCGTTTCGTTCGCCGTCTTGGCCCTCACGGCGTTTCTCGCAGGCTGCGAGAACCAGGTCCTGCTTTCCCCGAAAGGGGAAATCGGCATGGCAGAACGCGATCTCATGCTTTTTGCGACCGGCATCATGCTGCTCGTCGTGCTTCCCGTCATCTTCATGACGCTTTACTTCGCATGGAAGTACCGCGCCTCGAATGAGAAGGCGGATTACCAGCCCGACTGGCACCACTCGACCAAGATCGAGCTTGCCGTCTGGCTCATCCCGTTGGCGATCATCGTCGTTCTGGGCTCCGTGACCTGGGTCGCCACCCACAAGCTCGATCCGTACCGCCCGCTGGAATCGAATGCAAAGCCGATCAATGTCGAAGTTGTTGCGCTCGACTGGAAATGGCTTTTCATCTATCCGGACCAGGGCATCGCCACGGTCAATGAAATGGCAATGCCGGTCGATGTGCCGGTCAACTTCAAGCTGACCTCCAGCAACATCATGAATTCCTTCTTCATCCCGCAGCTCGGCAGCCAGGTCTACACCATGCCGAGCATGCAGACGAAGCTGCATCTGATTGCCAATCATGCTGGCGAGTTCGACGGTATCTCCGCCAACTATAGCGGTCAGGGTTTTGCCCAGATGCGCTTCAAGGCGCATGCCTACAATCAGGCCGACTTCGACAAGTGGGTTGCCGAAGTGAAGGCCAAGGCGAATGGCGAAGAGCTGAGCCGCGACCGTTACGCCTCGCTGGTTCAGCCGAGCGAGAAGGTTCCGCCGCAGTTCTTCACCTATAATGACCAGGCGCTGTTCCACAACATCGTGAACCGCTGCTGGGACGGCAAGTCCGTCTGCCTCGACGATGAAATGCATCGTCAACAGATGATCCGCGAAGCGCGCGCCAATCTGCGCAAGTCTTCGCCTGTCGATTTCAGCCAGTGGGCGAGCGACATCATCTGCGCAGTCCAGCCGCAGCGGCTCTCGCAGCTCGAAAACTGATGTGCCGATCGGCCCGTGATCTCGCAGGAGGTCACGGCCATCCGCATTCAATCCTTTGTTTCACGCGGTTCCGGAAAGATGGCCGTCTTGCGCCGTCCCGGAATTGCTAAAATCGAAGCGTGATAAAAAATGTTCGGAAAACTTACGCTCGAAGCGATACCCTATCACGAGCCAATCATCATGGTCACTTTGGCCGCGGTGGCTGGCGGGGCGCTCGCTATTCTTGCAGCCATTACCTACTACCGCAAATGGGCTCCGCTCTGGAACGACTGGCTGACGTCCGTCGACCACAAGCGCATTGGCGTGATGTACATCATTCTGGCACTCGTGATGCTGTTCCGCGGCTTCTCGGATGCGGTCATGATGCGCGCCCAGCAGGCAATCGCCTCCGGCGCCAATGAAGGCTTCCTGCCGCCGCACCACTACGACCAGATCTTCACCGCCCATGGCGTGATCATGATCTTCTTCGTGGCGATGCCCTTCATCGTCGGCCTGATGAACTTCGCCGTGCCGCTTCAGATCGGCGCGCGCGACGTGGCTTTCCCGTACCTCAACTCGCTCAGCTTCTGGTTGACGGTTGCCGGTGCGATCCTCATCAACATCTCGCTCGGTGTCGGCGAATTCGCCAAGACCGGCTGGCTGGCCTATCCGCCGCTTTCCGGCAAGGAGTTCAGCCCGGATGTCGGGGTGGATTATTATATCTGGGCCTTGCAGATTTCCGGTATGGGCACGCTGCTTTCGGGCGTGAACCTCATCACCACCATCATCAAGATGCGCGCGCCCGGCATGGGCATGATGCAGGTTCCGGTCTTCACCTGGACCGCGCTCTGCTCGAACGTGCTGATCGTCGCAGCCTTCCCGATCCTCACCGTCACGCTGGCCCTGCTTTCGCTGGACCGCTATCTGGATTTCCACTTCTTCACCAATGATGCCGGTGGCAATCCGATGATGTATGTGAACCTCATCTGGATCTGGGGTCACCCGGAAGTCTACATTCTGGTTCTGCCGTGCTTCGGCATCTTCTCGGAAATCGTGGCAACCTTCTCCGGCAAGCGCCTGTTCGGCTACAAGTCGATGGTTTACGCCACTGTGGCCATCACGGTTCTGTCGTTCCTGGTCTGGGTCCACCACTTCTTCACCATGGGTGGCGGTGCCAACGTCAACGCCTTCTTCGGCGTGGCAACCATGATCATTTCGATCCCGACAGGGGCGAAGGTCTTCAACTGGCTCTTCACCATGTATAAGGGCCGCGTTCGCATGGAAACGCCGGTCATGTGGACCATCGGCTTCATGTGCACCTTCGTTATCGGCGGCATGACGGGCGTTCTGCTCGCAGTTCCGCCTGCGGATTTCGTGCTGCACAACTCGGTGTTCCTGATCGCCCACTTCCACAATGTGATCATCTCGGGCGTGCTGTTCGGCTGCTTTGCCGGTCTCGTCTACTGGTGGCCGAAGGCTTTCGGCTTCAAGCTGAACGAACGTCTGGGCAAGAACGCATTCTGGTGCTGGCTCGTCGGCTTCATCCTGGCCTTCATGCCGCTCTACGTGCTCGGCCTGATGGGCATGACCCGTCGTCTGAACCACACCGAAAACCCGGCATGGCACATCTACCTCATCATTGCCGCCATCGGCGTTGCGATCATCCTTTGCGGTATCGTGTTCCAGGTTCTGCAGATCGCAGTTTCGATCCGCGACCGCGAAAAGCTGCGCGACAACAATGGCGACAGCTGGGGTACGGGCCGTACGCTGGAATGGTCGCTGGCTTCGCCGCCTGCCTTCTACAACTTCGCCGAAGTTCCGCATGTGCGCGATCATGACGGCTGGTGGGACATGAAGCAGAACGGCTATGTGCGCCGCACCGAAAAGTTCGCGCGCATCCACATGCCGAAGAACACCGGCACCGGCTTCATCATCGGCATTCTGAACATTCCGCTCGGCTTTGCCCTGGTGTGGCACATCTGGTGGCTGGCAATCGCCTCCGCCGTCGCTGTGCTGGCCGTTGCCATCGCTCACTCCTTCAATAATGACAGAGACTTTTACGTCTCGGCCGAAGAGGTGCAGGAAGTCGAAGACCTCCGTACCCGGCAACTGACTGCTCAGGAGGCCTGATTCCGATGAGCGCAAGCATTTCAACCACCGCTCCGTTCACGGGCGGGAACGAGCACCCCGCTCATGAGGACCATCACGATGCAGGGTCGACCACGCTGGTCGGCTTCTGGATCTACCTGATGAGCGACTGCGTCCTCTTTTCGGGCCTGTTTGCAACCTATGCCGTTCTGGCGCATCAGTTTGCGGGCGGTCCGACCGGCCGTGAACTGTTCGATCTGAACTTTGTTCTGATCGAAACCATGCTCCTGCTGGTGTCGTCGCTGACCTATGGTCTGGCCACGCTGTCGATGTTCAAGAAGAACCGTGCCGGCCTTCTGTTCTGGCTGGGTGTGACCTTCCTGCTGGGCGCTGCCTTCCTCGCGATGGAAGTCTATGAGTTCAATCACCTGATCCATGAGGGTGCGGGTCCGGGCCGCAGCGCGTTCCTCTCGGCCTTCTTTGCGCTGGTGGGAACCCACGGTCTTCACATCACGTCGGGCCTGATCTGGATTCTGGTGCTTTCGGCCCAGCTTCTGCGTGACGGTCTGACGGAAAAGAACCAGACGCGCGTGATGTGCCTCAGCCTCTTCTGGCACTTCCTGGATATTATCTGGATCGGCGTCTTTACCCTTGTCTATCTGTTGGGTGTACTGTGATGAGCTCTGCACACGAAACACATGACCACGGCGCGAGCCACGGCAGCCTGAAGACCTATCTGATCGGCTTCGTGCTGGCAGTTGTTCTCACCGTCGTTCCATTCATGCTGGCCATGAACGGCTACTTCACGCCGGGAACCACCGCAGCCATTGTGCTCGGTATCGCCGTCGTCCAGATTTTGGTGCATCTGGTTTACTTCCTGCACCTCGATCCGAAGTCGGAAGGCGGCTGGAATATTCTGGCACTCATCTTCACGGTCATCATTCTGGCTATCGTTCTTGCCGGCTCCATCTGGGTCATGCATCACCTCGATACCAATATGATGCCGATGTACATGTCGCCGGAAGACGTGCGTAATCTGCCGTAATATCAGGTCTCGTTGAGTTTGACTCATCGAGACTTGTTAAGCCCGTGCGGCGATAGAGCATTTTCAGGGCGCGGATAGCGCTAGCATCTTAGCGCCCTGCTAAAAAAAGGCTCGTCAAGCACATTCCCTGCACCACAACGCTGCAGGGAATGCATCTGTGAGCCTCGCAAAACAACTGGCCTGACGGCCCGTGATCGCGGCTTTATCCTCCCTCTCTCCCCCCAAAGCCGCGTGGCGTCCCGGTTCCCTCCGGGACGCCTTTCTTTTTGACTGTCTGTCAAAGAGGTGAGAGTAACATTTCCTGTAAAATTTTAATCAACTTGCTGTAAGTGAGACGTTGTATTTTGTAAAATAAAGATGATTGCAATCAATATCGAAGTGTAGAAAATAATAATATACGCCCTAAATTTACCATTATTGCGCATGTTGTTTGCATAGTGTGCTATATCAACATAGATTAGCTCGTGTTGGATACTTATTGCGTGTCTGTTCGATCGCTAATCTGGAGAAGATGCGATGTCTTTATTTAAGGGAATGCTTACTAATAATCGTATTCTTGGTGCGGCTGTTATTGCCGCAACCCTGTTCACGCCCGCTATTGCTTCCGCTGCAACAGCCTATGTCTCCGCTTCGGTCAATGTCCGTTCGGGCCCCGGTTCCAATTACGGACGGCTTGCCGCGCTCCCTGCCGGTGCGACGGTCAATGCCGGTTCCTGCCGCAATGGCTGGTGCCAGATCTATAACGGGAGCCGTGTTGGCTGGGTCTCAGCGCGTTATGTGCGTTTCGGCGCCTATAGCGGCCCCGCTTATGCCGCGCCGTCCAGCACCACGGTGATCGTCAATAATGACGGTTATGATGACGGCTTCGGCCTCGGACTTGGTATCGGCTGGGCGACCGGCGGCTATTGGGGTCCCGGCTGGGGCGGTGGTTGGGGTCCAGGCTGGCGCGGCGGACCGAACTACGTCAATGGCTGCATTGGCCGCAATTGCCAGTCCAATCGCGGCGGCTGGAATCCGCGCTGGGGCCATGGCCCGCGCTGGAACGGCGGCGGCAACTGGGGCGGCCGTGGATGGCCGCAGGGCCAGATACGTCGCAACTGGGGTCCCGGTCCGGTGATGTCTCCGACCCGCTTTGGTGGTTTCAACCGCGGCTTTGGCGGCGGTGGTATGGGCGGCGGCGGTTTCCATTTCGGAAATATGCGCCCGATGCACGCTGGCCGCTGACGGCATCCGGTGTGTTTGTGCCAGAACTTATTTTGATCAGGTCGTTCTCCCTCCTCCCAATGGCCTGATGGACAGCTCGCCGGCAGCACCCCGCCGGCGAGCTGTTACAATTTTCTGATCGCGCCCTGCAATCAATGCGGAATGCGAGCACAAAGCGCTTCAATCTGCGCGGGAAGTTGCAATGGTGTGGTAACGTTAATACTCCATTGACTGAAATGGTCCATATCTAGCGTTGTTGCTTGGACTTCCGTTCTCCCTATGGTAATCCCTGAATCGTCCTGGGCTTGGGGGTAATGAACGGGACGCCGCCAGGCGACCGCATAGACAGGAACCGGACAGTAGCGCGTATGACTTGGAGTAACAGGACGATACAGGGAAGGGGCATCGCCGTGCTTTTGCTGGCGGCTCAATTTTCCTCTTTCATCGTGTCGCCTGCTTTGGCGTTCGAGATCTTTGGTGTTCGTCTGTGGGGCGAGGACAAGAAGGAAGATCCTGACATCATCGACCCGAAGACCTACTCCGTCGAGGTCACGACCACGGGCGACCGCAAGAATGCGGACGGCACGGAAGCCGATCTGAAATCCACCATTGAAGGCGCTTCAGGCCTCGTTTCGGATGCCGAGAGACCAGCTTCGGGCTCCGCCGGACTGCTGGCCAAGGCGCGCGGCGATTATCGCCGCATTCTGGCCGCGCTCTATGGCGAAGGCCGCTATGGCGGTACGATTTCTATTCAAGTCGATGGCCGCGAGGCGAACGACATTCCGCCCGACGCGGAAATCCCCAATGATGCGAAGGTCGCGATTTCGGTTGACCCCGGCCCGCAATTTCTGTTCTCGCGCACGGCCATTTCCAATATTGCGCCACCGCCGGTCGACAAGCGCGATCACGTGCAGTCGCCCGAAGATGCGGGCTTCGCGCCGGGACAGGTGGCGCGTTCGGGCACGGTCATCAAGGCGGAGCGCCTTGCCGTTGAGGCGTGGCGCCAGCAAGGCTATGCCAAGGCGCGGGTTACCGATGAGGATATCGTCGCGGACCATGCCGACAACCGGGTTTCCGCCGATGTTTCGCTCGATCCCGGCCAGAAGGCGCATTATGGCCCGGTCAGCGTCGTTGGAACCGCGCGCATGGACCCGCAATTCGTGGCCTGGATGACCGGGCTGAAAGAAGGCCAGGAATACGATCCCGACGATATCGAGAAAGCCAAGAAGCGTCTCGGTCGTATGGAAGTGTTCCGCGCCATGAGCTTCGAGGAAGCCGAAAAGATCGAGCCGGACGGCAGCCTGCCGATGACGCTCAACGTGCAGGAGCGCAAGCCGCGCCGCTTCGGCTTCGGTGCCGAATATTCGACCATCGATGGTTTCGGCCTGACCGGCTACTGGATGCACCGCAACCTGTTCGGACGCGGCGAGCGCCTGCGTTTCGATGCCAAGGTCAGCGGTATCGGCGGCACGCAGGACAATTCCTTCGATCCGAAGAACTTTACCTATCTTCTGGGTACGAGCTTCACGAAGCCGGGCGTCTATACACCGGATACGGATTTTGTCGCCTCGCTTGATGCCAAGCGCGAAGTGCTGGATGCTTATACCGAAACATCGGTCAATGCGAAGACCGGCTTCACGCAGATATTCAGCGACGAGCTGTCAGGCGCGCTCTATGCCAAGGCGAGCCAGGGTCATTTCGACGATGACGTCTTCGGCTCGCGCAGCTTCACGACGGCGGGTCTTGAGGGCAATCTTCTTTATGACAGCCGCAACAACAAGCCGGATCCGAGTTCGGGCTTCTATCTGGAAGGCAATATCCAGCCCTTCTACGAATTCCAGTACGGCAATTTCGCCACCCGTTTCACCGCCGAAGGCCGCACCTATTACGGCTTTGGCGAAAAGGATCGCGTGATCCTCGCAGGCCGTCTCAAGTTCGGTTCGATCGTCGGCGCGTCCATCGAGGACCTGCCGCCGAGCCAGCTCTTCCTGGCAGGTGGCGGCGGCTCGGTTCGCGGCTATGGCTATCGCAATATCGGCGTCAGCGCGGGCAATGGCGAGATCATCGGCGGGCGCTCGCTTGTCGAGGCCAATGGCGAAGTGCGCACCCGCATCACCGATTCCATCGGCGCGGTGGCATTCGTCGATGCCGGTTATGTGGGCGAAAAATCGTTCCCCGATTTCTCGGAACAGATGCGTGTCGGCGTCGGTGGCGGTCTGCGCTATCTGACCGGTCTCGGACCGATCCGCCTTGATGTCGCCGTTCCGCTCAACCGCCGCTCGGGTGACCCGAGCTATGGCTTGTACGTAGGTATAGGACAGGCGTTTTGACCAGATTTCTCGCAATCATCGCCTTCGTCGCTTTCGCCGTCACGGCAGTCATCTTCGGCTGGCCGGAACAGCAGAAACAGTTGCAGGCTCAAGCTCAAGTTCCCGCTCAGGCTCAAGATCAGGCCTCTGGACAGGAACAGGCGGAAGCACCAGCAGAAGAAGAGAAATCCTATTTCCTGTCCTTCGTGGAAAGCCAGCTTTCTGCGCCGAACCGCCGCATTTCCATTTCCGGCATCAGTGGCGTTCTGTCTTCGGAAGCAACCGTCGGCTCAATCACCATTGCCGACCGCGAAGGCGTCTGGCTGCGCATCGAGAATGCCAAGCTGAACTGGAGCCGTACCGCACTTCTTGTTGGTCGTCTCAGCATCCAGTCGCTTGCTGCCGAGCGTATCGACATCATTCGCAAGCCGTTGCCTGACAACAGCCTGCCGTCGCCGGAATCGTCCACGTTCAGCCTGCCGGAACTGCCG from Brucella anthropi ATCC 49188 includes the following:
- a CDS encoding autotransporter assembly complex protein TamA, whose translation is MTWSNRTIQGRGIAVLLLAAQFSSFIVSPALAFEIFGVRLWGEDKKEDPDIIDPKTYSVEVTTTGDRKNADGTEADLKSTIEGASGLVSDAERPASGSAGLLAKARGDYRRILAALYGEGRYGGTISIQVDGREANDIPPDAEIPNDAKVAISVDPGPQFLFSRTAISNIAPPPVDKRDHVQSPEDAGFAPGQVARSGTVIKAERLAVEAWRQQGYAKARVTDEDIVADHADNRVSADVSLDPGQKAHYGPVSVVGTARMDPQFVAWMTGLKEGQEYDPDDIEKAKKRLGRMEVFRAMSFEEAEKIEPDGSLPMTLNVQERKPRRFGFGAEYSTIDGFGLTGYWMHRNLFGRGERLRFDAKVSGIGGTQDNSFDPKNFTYLLGTSFTKPGVYTPDTDFVASLDAKREVLDAYTETSVNAKTGFTQIFSDELSGALYAKASQGHFDDDVFGSRSFTTAGLEGNLLYDSRNNKPDPSSGFYLEGNIQPFYEFQYGNFATRFTAEGRTYYGFGEKDRVILAGRLKFGSIVGASIEDLPPSQLFLAGGGGSVRGYGYRNIGVSAGNGEIIGGRSLVEANGEVRTRITDSIGAVAFVDAGYVGEKSFPDFSEQMRVGVGGGLRYLTGLGPIRLDVAVPLNRRSGDPSYGLYVGIGQAF
- a CDS encoding cytochrome o ubiquinol oxidase subunit IV, which codes for MSSAHETHDHGASHGSLKTYLIGFVLAVVLTVVPFMLAMNGYFTPGTTAAIVLGIAVVQILVHLVYFLHLDPKSEGGWNILALIFTVIILAIVLAGSIWVMHHLDTNMMPMYMSPEDVRNLP
- the cyoB gene encoding cytochrome o ubiquinol oxidase subunit I, coding for MFGKLTLEAIPYHEPIIMVTLAAVAGGALAILAAITYYRKWAPLWNDWLTSVDHKRIGVMYIILALVMLFRGFSDAVMMRAQQAIASGANEGFLPPHHYDQIFTAHGVIMIFFVAMPFIVGLMNFAVPLQIGARDVAFPYLNSLSFWLTVAGAILINISLGVGEFAKTGWLAYPPLSGKEFSPDVGVDYYIWALQISGMGTLLSGVNLITTIIKMRAPGMGMMQVPVFTWTALCSNVLIVAAFPILTVTLALLSLDRYLDFHFFTNDAGGNPMMYVNLIWIWGHPEVYILVLPCFGIFSEIVATFSGKRLFGYKSMVYATVAITVLSFLVWVHHFFTMGGGANVNAFFGVATMIISIPTGAKVFNWLFTMYKGRVRMETPVMWTIGFMCTFVIGGMTGVLLAVPPADFVLHNSVFLIAHFHNVIISGVLFGCFAGLVYWWPKAFGFKLNERLGKNAFWCWLVGFILAFMPLYVLGLMGMTRRLNHTENPAWHIYLIIAAIGVAIILCGIVFQVLQIAVSIRDREKLRDNNGDSWGTGRTLEWSLASPPAFYNFAEVPHVRDHDGWWDMKQNGYVRRTEKFARIHMPKNTGTGFIIGILNIPLGFALVWHIWWLAIASAVAVLAVAIAHSFNNDRDFYVSAEEVQEVEDLRTRQLTAQEA
- a CDS encoding SH3 domain-containing protein; amino-acid sequence: MSLFKGMLTNNRILGAAVIAATLFTPAIASAATAYVSASVNVRSGPGSNYGRLAALPAGATVNAGSCRNGWCQIYNGSRVGWVSARYVRFGAYSGPAYAAPSSTTVIVNNDGYDDGFGLGLGIGWATGGYWGPGWGGGWGPGWRGGPNYVNGCIGRNCQSNRGGWNPRWGHGPRWNGGGNWGGRGWPQGQIRRNWGPGPVMSPTRFGGFNRGFGGGGMGGGGFHFGNMRPMHAGR
- the cyoC gene encoding cytochrome o ubiquinol oxidase subunit III, giving the protein MSASISTTAPFTGGNEHPAHEDHHDAGSTTLVGFWIYLMSDCVLFSGLFATYAVLAHQFAGGPTGRELFDLNFVLIETMLLLVSSLTYGLATLSMFKKNRAGLLFWLGVTFLLGAAFLAMEVYEFNHLIHEGAGPGRSAFLSAFFALVGTHGLHITSGLIWILVLSAQLLRDGLTEKNQTRVMCLSLFWHFLDIIWIGVFTLVYLLGVL